In a single window of the Allobranchiibius huperziae genome:
- a CDS encoding FAD-binding oxidoreductase: MTVTADALSSLHDVLDASAVVSDPDLMASYLHDEAEWAPYGTPLAVVRARSTAEVQALVHWAIEHDTPVVPRGAGTGLSGGANSLAGCVVVSLDRMNAVREIDPLERLAVVEPGVINDDLRKAVAEHGLWYPPDPASSPWSTIGGNVATNAGGMCCVKYGVTRDYIRALEVVTGTGEVVRLGRRTAKGVTGLDLMGLYVGSEGTLGIVTEVTVRLLPLPDPGHTVIGYFDDLAGAGQAVRDVAAQGLTPAALELVDRVSLQAVDDYAHLGIGGEANVVLIGRFDDAGEAGAAGAAAMQKAFSGAGATFTAEAADSEEADAMMAARRLAYPALERLGDVLTEDVCVPKAAVPQMLEQIAAIAARYDTTIANIAHAGDGNLHPLMITERGDEAAKARAQDAFTAIIDAALAAGGTVTGEHGVGLWKRAGMERELGPQVVAMQRAVKAALDPHGILNPGKAI, from the coding sequence GTGACTGTCACAGCCGATGCTCTGAGCTCACTGCACGACGTCCTCGACGCCTCCGCCGTCGTCAGCGACCCGGATCTCATGGCGAGCTACCTGCACGACGAGGCCGAGTGGGCGCCCTACGGCACGCCACTGGCGGTCGTACGCGCCCGCTCCACCGCCGAGGTGCAGGCGCTCGTCCACTGGGCGATCGAGCACGACACTCCGGTGGTGCCACGCGGCGCCGGGACCGGCCTGTCGGGAGGCGCGAACTCGCTCGCGGGTTGCGTGGTCGTTTCGCTGGACCGGATGAACGCCGTCCGCGAGATCGACCCGCTCGAGCGGCTCGCGGTCGTGGAGCCGGGCGTCATCAACGACGACCTTCGCAAGGCGGTCGCCGAGCACGGCCTCTGGTATCCGCCGGATCCGGCCAGTTCGCCGTGGTCGACGATCGGCGGCAACGTCGCGACCAACGCAGGGGGTATGTGCTGTGTGAAGTACGGCGTCACCCGCGACTACATCCGCGCGCTGGAGGTGGTCACCGGCACCGGAGAGGTCGTCCGCCTCGGTCGGCGGACCGCGAAGGGCGTGACGGGGCTGGACCTGATGGGTCTGTACGTCGGGTCGGAGGGCACGCTCGGCATCGTCACCGAGGTCACGGTGCGCCTCCTGCCGTTGCCGGACCCGGGCCACACCGTCATCGGCTACTTCGACGATCTGGCCGGCGCCGGTCAGGCCGTCCGCGACGTCGCGGCGCAAGGGCTGACGCCCGCCGCGCTCGAGCTCGTCGACCGGGTGTCGCTGCAGGCCGTGGACGACTATGCGCATCTGGGGATCGGCGGCGAGGCGAACGTCGTGCTCATCGGCCGGTTCGACGATGCCGGCGAGGCGGGAGCCGCCGGCGCCGCAGCGATGCAGAAGGCGTTCAGCGGAGCGGGGGCGACCTTCACCGCGGAGGCGGCCGACTCGGAGGAGGCGGACGCGATGATGGCCGCGCGGCGGTTGGCCTACCCCGCCCTCGAGCGGCTCGGCGACGTGTTGACCGAGGACGTGTGCGTGCCCAAGGCGGCCGTCCCACAGATGCTCGAACAGATCGCCGCGATCGCCGCCCGCTACGACACCACCATCGCCAACATCGCGCACGCCGGCGACGGCAACCTGCATCCGCTGATGATCACCGAACGCGGCGACGAGGCAGCGAAGGCGCGCGCCCAGGACGCGTTCACCGCGATCATCGACGCGGCGCTGGCCGCGGGCGGCACCGTCACCGGGGAGCACGGGGTGGGTCTGTGGAAGCGAGCAGGGATGGAGCGCGAGCTCGGGCCGCAGGTCGTGGCCATGCAGCGCGCCGTCAAAGCTGCGCTCGACCCGCACGGCATCCTCAACCCGGGCAAGGCGATCTGA
- a CDS encoding LysE family translocator, giving the protein MSSTLPLLVAWFVAVAIPGPDFVAVLRTSAAHGRRAGLSVAVGVVGGMACWATCALVGLSAVIARYEHLYLVIRTVGAVLLFLYGARVLIGAFRGHRPETGHGVLAPDQGGSHSFWRLGLFTNLANPKAVVFFGALFASLLPHGLSVGGRVGVLGAILAIGLAWYVVVASAASSAPVVAAYRRAGRAIDVVAGSVFAITGIALVPRN; this is encoded by the coding sequence ATGTCGTCGACGCTTCCCCTCCTCGTGGCCTGGTTCGTCGCCGTGGCGATCCCCGGGCCGGACTTCGTCGCGGTGTTGCGCACCTCGGCCGCCCACGGCCGTCGGGCGGGTCTGTCGGTGGCCGTCGGCGTCGTCGGCGGGATGGCCTGCTGGGCCACGTGCGCGCTCGTGGGGCTGAGCGCCGTCATCGCCCGCTACGAGCACCTCTACCTGGTGATCCGCACGGTCGGTGCCGTGCTCCTCTTCCTCTACGGCGCGCGGGTGCTCATCGGCGCCTTCCGGGGTCACCGTCCCGAAACCGGACACGGCGTGCTGGCCCCTGACCAGGGCGGGAGCCATTCCTTCTGGCGGCTCGGCCTCTTCACCAACCTGGCGAATCCCAAGGCGGTCGTCTTCTTCGGCGCGCTCTTCGCCTCGCTGCTGCCGCACGGGCTGAGCGTCGGTGGCCGGGTCGGCGTGCTCGGCGCGATCCTGGCCATCGGGCTCGCCTGGTACGTCGTCGTCGCGTCCGCTGCGTCGTCCGCCCCGGTGGTGGCTGCCTATCGACGAGCGGGCCGAGCCATCGATGTGGTCGCGGGATCGGTCTTCGCGATCACCGGCATCGCGCTCGTCCCGCGCAACTGA
- a CDS encoding regulatory protein RecX produces MTTRGKTSPAPETDPEPNPHDIARAIVLRQLTMAPRSRRQLEDKLRAKGCDDEVARVVLDRMQEVGLVDDEAYAGMVVRSQQAGRGLARRALAQELRRKGVDDETAQEALEQIDDESERDRAQALVTKKLRSMHGLDAAVQTRRLAGMLARKGYPSALSWSVIRAAVSDAPEHQRD; encoded by the coding sequence ATGACGACGCGGGGAAAGACCTCGCCGGCGCCCGAGACCGATCCGGAGCCGAACCCGCACGACATCGCGCGGGCCATCGTGTTGCGTCAGCTCACGATGGCCCCGCGCAGTCGTCGGCAGCTGGAGGACAAGCTGCGCGCCAAGGGGTGTGACGACGAGGTGGCGCGGGTCGTCCTCGACCGGATGCAGGAGGTCGGTCTGGTCGACGACGAGGCGTACGCCGGCATGGTCGTGCGCTCCCAGCAGGCCGGGCGCGGGCTGGCCCGCCGGGCGTTGGCGCAGGAGCTGCGGCGCAAGGGTGTCGACGACGAGACCGCCCAGGAGGCGCTGGAGCAGATCGATGACGAGAGCGAGCGGGACCGGGCGCAGGCGCTGGTCACCAAGAAGCTGCGCTCCATGCACGGACTCGATGCCGCCGTGCAGACCCGCCGCCTCGCGGGGATGCTGGCGCGCAAGGGGTACCCGTCGGCCCTCTCCTGGTCGGTCATCCGGGCGGCCGTCTCGGACGCCCCGGAGCACCAGCGCGACTGA